In Asticcacaulis sp. SL142, the sequence GGAGGCCCGGCTTGGCATCGGAAGATGGATCGAATATTACAATCATCACCGGCCCCACTCGACACTCGCAGGACAGACACCCAACGAGATTTATCTGGGATCGGGAATGACGAGGAAAGCGGCATAATCACACCACAGACACAAGCTTAATTCAGCCGCAAACCTGTCCGTGAAACGGGGACCACCTCAGTTATGCTATCTTCTGGTGCGTAAATACCTGTATCGAGAAGCAACTTGGACCGAGTAAAAACGCTAGCGCACCCCAGCAACACGGTTGAGGGTAACTGAGGTGTCAGGTGATGGGGTGGACGGCTCCCGCTCCCGGCGTCGAACCATACTCCCCATCCCGTGGGCGACTTCTTCAATACCCTGCTAGATGCGGCCCTTGCTCGCACGCTGCGGCTGCAACAAGGCCGTTTAGCCAGTCTTGGTGACCATTAATCATAGGATTGGGCTTGGCCAGCGCCAACTCACGTGCGGGCGCGCCATTTTGGGTCTCTTGCGTCAGAATGCGCACACGACCGTGTGACAGATCCTCAATCAGCCACGCATGGTGAACGTCCAGCCTGTCCGCTGCGCCCTCTTCACCTGCCCAACCATGCCAGGCGATGCGGGCAGGTTGGCCTTGAACCGGCGGCACGCATTCGACGACGCGCGCGGGAACGGGAAAGCCGAACGTGCGGAAGAAAAAGCTATCTCCCATGGTAAGCTCG encodes:
- a CDS encoding SRPBCC domain-containing protein, with the translated sequence MTERFVVFQHFINGFPKLFTIGVTTLTDILWPAGYVPGFTDNYVSNEVIVAGLTAADIWPYLIQPALWPTYYSNASDVHIEDGRGPELTMGDSFFFRTFGFPVPARVVECVPPVQGQPARIAWHGWAGEEGAADRLDVHHAWLIEDLSHGRVRILTQETQNGAPARELALAKPNPMINGHQDWLNGLVAAAACEQGPHLAGY